Genomic window (Rhododendron vialii isolate Sample 1 chromosome 4a, ASM3025357v1):
CATCCAATGTCGGACTCTCGGGGAGACAGTAAGGCAAAGAACACGCTGCTAGAACGTAGCTAGACCACCTTGGGGAAATTATTCTCTCTCTGTCTTCTTTCTCACTTCTGAGGATGGGGTTTTGCATGGTGGGTTAGAACTAGTACTCCAGTATTTATAAAGGGTGAGGGGTGAGTTTTGAGTGGCGGCCATTGATTGACTGGAGTTTACTCATTCAACCGACCCATTCAACCGCGTGATGTAGCCGCTTCTATTAAATGCTCCACACTTCTTATACTATCAATCAATCATTTGTTTCTGTCTATTTTTAGCATAATCCCTAAGGGGGCCGACGAAATTGATACTTAATAGGTACCGATGGTCATGCGGGTTCACTTCGGATCCTGCGTAGATGACCTGAGCcgtttaatataatttttttaaaaataattacaaatatcGAACACTTACAAAtgtcggattgaactgatttttatttgtcccactaggtttttttttttttttgaaattattgaacAATTCGAATTATCTGTGCGGAACCTGGAGTGGACTTGGCGTGCCTGTTGGTACCCCATCGGTATCAATTCTGTCGGTGCAAGTAGCAGTACGGCTCTTATTTTTATGCCTTCGACAAGATTCGACCCATTGATCTCGCAAATTCAGAAGAGCACAAGAATGGCCTAGACTTGGTTTAATTTAGTCTATCGTATATAATATGACAAAATATTTAATTCTATCCAAAATCTGGGTTTGTTGCAGGGTTTTAAAGAATGGGTGGGCCGAACATGATACACTCCGTCTCAAATTCTTGGATCTTTACGattttatgtgtaattttttaggctccgtttcagaacacatttttaaaaaaataagtatttatttcatattttcaagctaaaaaacaatgtaaatgaaaaataattttttgattttttttgcattatataaaagatctcgataagatctatcaaaccatATCCATATTGgcaggaaaattatttacgtaaacacattatttttgagcttgaaattgccttcttaaaaaataagtacttatattgagTTCCGGAACGGGACCTATAAtgacttatatctctcaatatatattagatcttatttgatagattttaattatttttataaactaaTGTTTTCTAAAACATACTAAAAAATAATCAACACTAAGAGATATAGGCAATTGAAAATTGTACGTAAAATCGTATAAGACCAAgtatttgggacggagggagtaattggtTATCAAACATTCCCATACCTAGCTTGGTTATTGAGCATGATAGTAATTGGTAACGGCCGAACATGACAATTAGTTTCCATTCTCACGTAGGCCAAGCATTTTAAACTTTGGAGCCACTGAGGTGTCCGACTGTTACCTTCAGGgtcccgaaattagtcgagatgcgcgcAAGCTAGTCAGGACATTCGGTTATCAAATTGAACggcaaaaaatttcattaattttgaaattgttacaaaactAACAGGAGCAATGAAACAACATCATGTTCAAAATCCAAGACCCAAACATAAGATTAGCAAGAAACCAATTTAGGACACCGTTTGAGCTGAAGCACATTTAAATGGCCGAAGCCCCACACCCTATGAGTCTACAAAACTCAGATTATACATTCAAGCTCAAAGACAGACCAAGCCCGGTCCGAGAACAAGCCAAGCCCGTCCCAACACCTATAAAAACCTAACCCTATGCAAGCTGCCGCCACCGACCACCCTGGAACTGAGAGCCCTCCTCCGGCAGCCCAGCCTCCACCAAAAACCCCTCAcgatcgagaaaaaaaaaaaaatgataattggTTTTGTAACATGATGAAAGGCGATATATTAGTTTTCGCAATACAAAattgtcaaaataattttaaaaggatTATCAAGTATTTTATGATTAATCTATTCCATTAGTAAAATATGACCACCTATAATTATAAATGCATACAAAATCTTGTGCATCCCTATTCATTTTTGTCTCAAATTACAGAAAGTAAAAGTGTTTCTATAAAtgacattattttttcaaaaactcttggCTGTGCGGATGTCGGATTGTTCGACACGATGATGAAGGGGCAAATATACATAATTTTGAAGTTTGTGAgaagtaaaagttaaaaatcgAAAGTAGCGCTGGTGGCTCCACCCTTTGGGTTGGGCGTTCACTTGAACacgccaaaatatttttttcttgaattttattAGTAGTAAGTTTAATTTAGGCTTTATTTGAACACTCATTCTTAATAATGTTCCACAAACAATATTGGCGGAGTTAGTATTTCAATTTGGAGATGGCACCAACATTCATATAATTAGTAGCAACTTGTACGCATGTTCTAAGATTAATTATTCATAATACcgaaaatgagtttttttttataatatttttatctcTCAAACTATCAAAGCGTTTTCTACTTCGTTCTTAAATTATCAAAATCACCCATTTCGTTCTTAAACTATCCTAATCTCACCTATTGAGTCTTAAGAATGGGATTTGGACTCATTATAGGACTCATCAACTGACTCATTAAAGGACTAATTGGACTCAAAGGTGAGATGAGGATAGTTTAAGGATGAAACAGCTAGGTGGTTTTGATAGTTTAAGGACGAAGTagaaaaaagaagtaatagTTTGAgggataaaaacataaaaaatcgaaaaatataCATTTTCATAGTTTAATCATCTATCAACGTAATAAATATCCGAAAGAATACACTTGGTCTAAGGTTGACTATTAATAGATTATTTCCACTTGTTTGGGTTTCCACCACTGCCCCTTGTAGGCTCCACTttgcaaatttttatttttatttttgtaattggaACCGTACATCTTTTAGGGTTCACAGAGTAGTATATCTATACTAACAATGAGCTGATTGGACACCGATAAACatctcaaaaatcaaattttagtttataaaataaatagtcATTGTCAGTTTAACTTCAAATCTATGATCGTCTATTCTATAAACTAAAATGCACAGTGGAGTCCACAGGTGGTGGTTGGAAACCAGGGTATTTCCCATTACAATTCATCAGAATTTaactttatacttttttttgggttagtgAAGTTTTatatattaccaaaaaaacaagcaaGAAGTTACAAAGAATCAACAGGAGCATCCCTTGACAACCTATGCATCAAAGCGTTTCCAACCTTGGAAGAAAGGAGGGAGGGGGACTTTGGGTTGGTGCCGTGCGGTGCATAGCACTGTGCTGTGCACCTCCAAGCTGTTGGATCGTGCATTCGAtggctcgaatctcatctcgaAAACCAAAGATCGAGAGTCGTTTATTgtcaagatgagatccgagccgttggatgcaCAATCCGACGGTTCGAAGGTACGCACCACGGTGCTGCACACActactgcacaacaccatcatCAGTTCGGGGGAGGGAGGGTAGCGGTTCTTCACATTAGTATATTAATTCCTAGTTTCAGGTTTCTAAACTGTTGCTTGCATAAGTTTTTGAATTTACCATTTTATTGGGCATCTCATATATATTTTCTCATGTTGAAAATCATGACACACTTGATATTTGGCAGGCCCATCAAGATGCTGCTCATGTTGTTAAAATTTTGCATGGACAATGGGTTAAAACAATTGTTATAAATGAAAACgcagtattttattttgccCATACAAATCGTAAAATACCGTCAAAAAGATTATATATATAGGTTCGACGAAACCATTCAATTACTGAGATAAAGCCATCTATAATAATAACTGCATACAATCGTGTGCATATATAACTAGCTATTTCAAAACCGAAAAATAACATTCAAGATAATCAAAATATTACTAAAAATAATATTAGTTTCCCAAAAGCTCTTGGTTGGGCTGTATTTTCCAAAAGGATGTTCTAACAAAAATATGAAACGTTGTTGGTCGGTAGCTAGGACTCATCCATCCTTCGGTCCGTCCTTCCTTGTGAACTTGTGTACGTATAAATGATGTTCCGCAAACGTACTACTGTTATGTGTGAAAGCGAGTAGTAGAGTACACCATAAAACTACGCAGATCACAAATCCAACTTGCACTTAAAGTGCATGGGACAATGAACATTATTAAATATATGCGAACAAATCCCTTCGACCTAAACATAGTCTACATGAGGTGCACCACATAATTTCAACGTTTTCAAATATTTGTGCTTCAAGATCATGAGGTCGGTCTAGTGGTTGTGGCACTCTCTTACTAGGTAAAATTCTTGGGTTCGAGTCTTATTATTGCGAATTGTAGCACTCCTTCCCCTATTCCCtcctatcgattgaaaaaaaaaaaaaaattgtgcttcCTAATATATTTCTCTAAATTTCCGTATTCGTATCGAGAACGCCTtgaatagaaaataaaatttttctaTTATTGTAACTCGCATAAACTTAACCTACCCTTCAGCCTCTCAAAAGCCCCCAACTTTCCTACCCTTTCCACAACCTTAGAGATCTATAAAATCCATGTGCTCCCCTTTTCTCCATTGACCAAAACAGGTTCTAGTAATCCATTACCCGGAATCACAAAACACCTCAGAAATCAACTTTGACCAATGGGTCTCCCCCAGGCCACAAGAACTGGTTTTTCAAAGGACACCTGGGTATGCAAAATGACCAAACCCTTCAAAACtgtcttgttttcttgtttcctaATCTCTCTGTTTTCCTCAACCTCTGCTCAAACTTGCAACAACTTCACATTTTCCAGCAACAGATTATTCACTACGTGCACTGCCCTCCCTTACCTCAATGCTTTCCTCCACTGGAACTACCACCCGTCAAACGGGACGGTCGATATCGCCTATCGAGACACCGGAATTGCTTCCTCCAGGTGGGTTGCTTGGGCACTCAATCTCAAAGGCCAAGGAATGATAGGGGCACAATGCCTAGTTGCTTTGCACAATTCCAGTGGCCTCCCTTATGCTTACACCTCCTCCGTCGATTCATACGACACCTCACTCGGTGAAACTCCGTTGAGTTTTCAGGTGCAGAGGGTATCGGCAGAGTATGTGAGTAATGAGATGATCATATTTGCTACTTTGGTGCTTCCAAATAACCAGACCAGTTTCCACCAGGTGTGGAATGACGGTCCGGTGTCTGGGGGCGCTCGTCAGTCTCATCCGACGAATGGAGATAATTTGAAGTCCATGGGATCCGTGGATTTCGCTTCTGGAATAAGTAATTCAagcagtggaggtggaggttcccagcaacaaaaaaagaatgtaaGTTGTATTTTCTCTGTACTTGATCAGCTTCAGCAGGAGCCTCGTGAACTGGGTCGCCTATATTTTTTACTGTCATCTTTCACATGCTCGATAATATATAAAGCAGTAATACTGCATTCATCATGAATGTAGTATCACAATTCATAAGTACTACATTACTTCGTAGAATGTACCAATTTTCTCTGTCCTTGGACTAACAATTTTCAGGGACGAACCGCGCAAACGTATTGGGAAATGCTACAATACACgttttttatttgggtgtgtattatatgcactctcattgaaacacaccaaaatgttatgatttccaaaatgttatgaatttattgctaaaaagttacgaatcatattgatgaaaagttacgattttttagtacaaaagttacgatacgaaataaaatgttatgaatgactggtcctacaagtaattttttatgaggtggcacaatatgaaccacataATAGATGCATaaggtacacaccttaaaggggtgtgtattgaagactttcccattttgttttgttatcttTTCTTGCTTGCCCCAAGTTATTTTGCTTTGGACATAAGGGTAATCTCAAGAATGATTTGACTTTGAAATTTCAGGTCCATGGAGTGCTGAATGCAATAAGCTGGGGCACTTTGATGCCTATTGGAGCCATGACAGCTAGGTACATGAAGGTTTTCAAGTCAGCAGATCCAGCATGGTTCTACCTACATGTTGCTTGCCAATGCTGCGCCTATATCATCGGTATCGCCGGATGGGCGATCGGACTGGCACTTGGCAACAATACCGGAATTCACACTAACAGCCATGGGAAAATTGGCATGACACTCTTCATCCTCGGAACGCTTCAGGTAGCCCTAACACATCTTTCCTTATTGGCCAACAACACCATGTATTTTCCCTTCCTAGTGCTACAAATCGAAAAAATTCCGTTGGATGGGATGTAGACTGATATATATAATGATGCCGGCATAGCATTCTGGCCACTTGTTCAAAGGAAAAACTCCAGGTCTGTACAGAACTAGCCGTGAGGGCAAGCGACCAAAGAGTCGTTATGGGCTCCTAAATTTGGTCGAAAATGAGTCATTTCACGTATCGCCAATATAACTGACAAGAACATTTTATAGTGATTCTTAACTTAATAGTATTCACTTAAAAATTACTCCAAGGTTTAGCTCCAATGATAATCCACAAAAACCAAACCATCAGTGAGGGTCCTAATCAATACCCCACCAATTCACCAGTTTAGGTTCGATCTCTAAGCAAAACAAGCATCGTCGATTCTGTTTCTGTCACACCATCTTGCTTGTGTagctgtttttattttttattttttatcatgtTGAACTTCTATAGGATAGCCCAAGTCAGCGATTCGCTTAGGACCTCAAAAAGTTCATAGCCAGCCCTGTAAGTTGTTTTACTATTGCTCTTCTGAAACACGGCggcaattttttactttttggttgCAATTTGCAGGTGTGTGCCTTGCTTTTGAGGCCGAAGAAGGATAACAAGTACAGATTATACTGGAACTTCTACCACTGGAGTATCGGATACACTGTGATCATTCTCGGCATTGTGAACATCTTTGAAGGGTTTGACATCTTGGACCCTGGCAAAAACTGGAAGAGAGCATACATTGGCATCCTCATTTTTCTGGGCGTCACCGCCGCTTTCTTGGAAGCCTACACATGGTATGTAGTTCTGAAGAGGAAGAAAACTGAATCTGGGAGGTACCCGGATGTTGGAATCGGAGCAAATGGGGACGGTGGTGGGTGAGGAACTAGGTCGCAGCAGGAAGTATAGGGAGGAGTATTTGTTCAGTTTATGAGTTATGTGGTTTATTTTGCACCTCCCTATTCTGAGATGTGTTATTTTTCAGGGTTCCTTGAATGGGAGGTTGTTGATAGTATGTCTCTAGTGATGCTAGGTTATCCTTTCGTATTTTCCTCTAGTTGATGTACTTGTATTATTACTGCCAGCTTTTGTTCGTTCCATTAGCTGATCTTTTGTTTCAAATTGGTTTGGCTCACTCTGGCTGGATTGCGATCCCTTGACTTGGCCACCGTAGCACGTCGGGCATAATGACTTGACTTTATTCACACTTTCTTCGGGCTTATCAGCGGCAGTCTATTCAGGATTCCAAACTCCAGAATAGCAACTAAACACGAGAGTTACGTCCAATGCTTGTGTGGGGCCAGGCAATTCCTTCGAGTTTCATTCCTGCTCACTAATACTATTGTTCACAAACGTGAAATTCGAATCCGAGCATCACGCGATAAAGAGTCACCCCATCGATCATGCCGACGACTTCGCTTCTGAGTTGACATTTGTACCGGGAGTTTCATTTGGGTTTCGTAGGAGTTTTTTTCGTAGGAGTTTTGTCTAGCCAACGGCTTTGCGCAACTGTAAAGTGTCCCTTCCGTATGTCAATCTGAACTAAATCATAAGTATCGTAGAATATTTGAGACTCATTGTTGTGAGCCTTATTAAGAGAGGTCTAAGAATGGATAGAGAAGATTGAAGGTCCAAAAATAAAACCCACCTACACTGCCTCTAAATCACGAAAAATTCTTTGGCGGTCTTGAGGCACCACCACGTACAACATCCCGAGATAATAACAACTTATTTACACTAAAATCCTAGATAATCAATAAAACTTCACATAAAATACATGCATAAAAAAACTAAATTGAAAAGCCAAAAGAATGACAAAAGTTGCTAAACCAAGAACTACCAACTCCTGAACCAATTGATTGTATAAACatagaaaaaatttgggtggATTGGAGAAGCAATGTGGAACAGGTCAACACTTTTtatgataaaaagaaaaggtcaactCTTTTCACATGTGCAGCCCCATCCCCATACAACGGTACAAGTCATCAGAACAGATGGTATTTATGGTAGTCCATATGAGAATTAAAATAACTAAACATACATAAACTACGCTTTCTACATTGATTTACAGATAATTTAGGAGTATACAATTGCGTGGCACATTCCTCAGATATCAAACAACTATCAGATATGTACAAATACATCAGTTACCGACAATGTCAAAGTTGTCGAAAGCTGATTCATCTTCGGGTTGAAGTATGGCAACTTCTTTGACAACTTGATCTTTTCTGCTTCAAACACTTCATCCTCAATGAGACAAAGCACATCAGGATTTTCAAAGACGTCGAAAGCTGCACATGCTTCATCTTCGGGTTAAAGTAAGGCAATATCTTTGACAACTTGAGCTTTGTCTGCTTCAAACGCTTCATCCTCTGTGAGATAAAGTAGATCTTCAGTCACAGTTCTACATTAAGTGGAAAAAAGGATATTCTAATAAACTACATTAATGGATACACTTACTTTTGCCAAGTTTGAAGTCACCAAAGAACTGGAGGAGCTTGCTTCTATTTTGGACGAGTATGCTTACGATCTCAGGAGGCTTATTTTGATTGTCGATAAATAGCtacaaaatggaagaaaaagaagaatgagaAATCCAGGCAAATGAATCAATTGTGGAAAGTAAGCATGAGTAACCTATTTTTGTATGCCATGAAATGCAAAGGCATATTCTGTAAAGACCTTGAATACTTGAAAAGCATCAAGCTGGATTGTCTTGTTTGAGTCCTGAAGAAAGCAACGTAACATACATCATAAGGTATGTAAAAAACATGTACCTAAGTGTGAACGATTATCTGTACAACTATAAAGAAAGCATACCCTAAGCAGATTCATCAGGACCCGCATGTTGTCCAGTGAGCTCACATAATGCACCATCACAGAAGAATTTGAACGGTCAGTTAATATCTCTCCTAATAGCTGCAACATATGCAAGAATCTTATCAGAGGAATTCTTGTTACCTTCTCTGGAAATAAGTATGTCACAGATGAAATAAATTGTCACTCTTTTGAGTCTGGTGACACCCCAATTACATGATTTAATATCTCTCTGGAATTCTTGTTACCTTCTCTGGAAATAAGTACATCACTGATGAAAAAAATTGTCTGACTCTTTTGAGTCTGGTGACACCCCAATTACATGATTTATTGTTCTCCAATCTTTATTGGTGTTATTTATATTTTCCGTAGTGCATTAAATGTCTTGACTGAAGGAAAGTCTAGTTTCCTTCCTTTCCAGGCAGGCAACAAAAGCAGGAGGGAGACAAATGACAACAAGAGCGACAAAAATTGACCTTGACAGCATGCCTTCTGGTGATATAATTAGGGGATTCCAGCAACCTTGAGTTGTATTCCTGGAAAAACTATAAACAAGAGAATTGGAAATGTTACAAGAAGTGAAATATCTACCTTTTTGTTGAAGACTATAATCGAGGACGAGACAAGCTAATTGGAAACATTTAGTCTCTGACTCTCCTAGTGTATCACTTGTACACAAGTTGAGTCAACCGCATGTTGTTCATTGGTTTCCCCGTGGAAAAATTCCTTGATGGGCCACGAACTTCCTATATTATCTCTACCTATTCAACcaacagaaaatgaaaagtaACACCGGTGCCCATCTATGTTCTGAGTTTGCTTCAAGCTTGTAACAACAGACAACTGAAGTAGTAACACTTACCGTCTGATagtttctcaaaagaaaatcaGCAACAGTTGATTTATGTCTGGTCAAAACCTCCTGAGAAAAATGCGACAACAGCAACATCAGCAGCAGGATGAAGGAAATAACAAAAAGTCGTCTAAATCACGGAGACAGCAAAAAGTCACCTAAATTTTTCCAGAATGTGAGCAAAGGATTCGTTTGGAATTAAGAAATTAGTTACATGAGAAAAAAGCGATTCTATCAAAACATGCTTCAATTTCTCCAGCGAATGAACCAAAATCGTCAGGATGAAGGAAATAAAGTACGCAAGTAGCAAACACTCTACTATACGTGATCTCCAGTGATTTAACAGATGGGAACATTAAGCTTTAAATAGTAACATGCTGTGACATAAGAAGGTACTCAATATCAACTCTAACTCCAAAGCTTGAATAAAGCAGTCCAGTCTCTTATCCAGATTAGATGCACAATTTCAAGGACGAGGAGACTAATAGGGTGGAAGTGCAGTCAGTTTGTTGATCCACAGCCCTGTGCCAGTAAGCCCATTGAAGATAATGCACCCACAAACATATGTAGGAAAAAGGACTTTTACTTTTTCAGTATCAGCCAAAAGAAAAATCCATATAATCTTGAACTTGGTGAGATGCACAAACAATATACAACACAATCACCAGTCATATTGCTGGTTTAATTTATTCAAACAGGGATGAGGGATAGAAAAAAAGGGAGTAGAAAGCAACATGGATATTCTAAGAATTAAATCATCAGAACTTTTCAAGCATTAAAACAATCTTGGATTAGGATGttcagagaaaagaaaaagtacaaCAATACGGAACCTTAAAAGTTGCTGCAGCGTCTGATGctatttcaaaatttggattttgcATGTAATCGAAAAACTTCTTCACATGTTCTGACTCTAACAAGTACCTGCAAAAAACAATGAGGTTCAATCAAATCCGAATGGCAGAATCTGCAATATCCGCAAAGAATAATTTGTTGCCTGAAAAGGATACACCTTCAGGCCTTGCATAAGTCACATAAAAGAGCTACACAGAAATTGAACTTTGAGTAGGAAATAGCTTGAATTAAAAGGAGCGTTAACAGGTTTATGATAAGGAATGCATATTTACTGGGGAACTTTTGCTAGACTGGAACACTGGTCGCTACTAGTCTGTTCAAAGAAGTCAGAGCTCTAGAAATCAAATCTCCTCAATGAGTACTAAGCTTTCTATCATAAGACTCAAAGTAGGAACCACACTGAGTTTTGTATCATAGGTCTATATAATAAGCCTTATTATTGGGCTTATAAGAAGAATCTACAATAATACATCCTTCTTATGCATTCCAAGATTTCGTGCTAATATTCATTATTTGTATTGTGTTATCAGGACACGTCTTGATCTTAGCTTTGTCAacggaaagaaaaagga
Coding sequences:
- the LOC131322900 gene encoding cytochrome b561 and DOMON domain-containing protein At5g47530-like, which gives rise to MGLPQATRTGFSKDTWVCKMTKPFKTVLFSCFLISLFSSTSAQTCNNFTFSSNRLFTTCTALPYLNAFLHWNYHPSNGTVDIAYRDTGIASSRWVAWALNLKGQGMIGAQCLVALHNSSGLPYAYTSSVDSYDTSLGETPLSFQVQRVSAEYVSNEMIIFATLVLPNNQTSFHQVWNDGPVSGGARQSHPTNGDNLKSMGSVDFASGISNSSSGGGGSQQQKKNVHGVLNAISWGTLMPIGAMTARYMKVFKSADPAWFYLHVACQCCAYIIGIAGWAIGLALGNNTGIHTNSHGKIGMTLFILGTLQVCALLLRPKKDNKYRLYWNFYHWSIGYTVIILGIVNIFEGFDILDPGKNWKRAYIGILIFLGVTAAFLEAYTWYVVLKRKKTESGRYPDVGIGANGDGGG